The genomic interval TGGCTGGCTACACGGAGGATGATGAGTATGCCACACCGATTTTTCCGGCGGTCTATGGTGCCCGCTACCATGAAAAGTTTATTGCCGATGTCCTGCGTCCCCTTCAGCAGGGTGAAGACATCCCCTGGGATCGCTTTCACAATATTGTGCCGGCAAGGACTTCGGAATATCACAATGCCAGCCTGATTGGTACCGCCCTGCCCGTCTATGAAGCGGGGCAATGTGTTACCTGCGGCATGTGTGTCACCAGTTGTCCGGATTATGCCCTGCGGGTTACGGTTATTTATGATGATGATTATAATGCATTGCCCGCCGCCAGCCAGCGGCTGTTCAAGTCGGTTAACCTGAATCGTTTCACCGGTTATGGGGATGCCTCCTTCAAAGATAGTTATCTTAATATCAATGTGGTGCCATCCTATTGCAAAGGCTGTGGCGCTTGTGTCGCCGTTTGTAAAGCCGGTGCTTTAAAGATGATTGATAAGGCACTTATAACGCCTGATGCACAGAAACAGTTTCTCGATGAAGGGATTTATGACCTAGATCAGAGTGCGAAGGTTCTTCCCTATGTCAAAGAGAGCAAGCCTCTCCAGCAGCTCATGCTTGGTTATTCCGGTCAGAAATTCCTTCCCGGAGGCCACAGCTTATGTCCGGGATGCGGTGAAGGGGTGATTGAAAATCTGGTTTTTACGGCGGCGGAGATGGTCCGCAAAAAACCAAAAATTATTGAAGAGACCTATCAGTCAATTCCTGAACTGATGAAGAAGCACCATGGCAAGGGGCTGCAGCATATGGTTGACCACGGTTTTCATCTCTATACCATCAATGCCACCGGCTGTGCTCAAGTGTCCTGCTTGGGCAATCCCTACAATGCGAGAATTTACCAGTCGGGCCATTATGGTTTTGGTACCGCCAGTGCGGCGGCCCTGGGTTCCCGGATATCACTGTTCAGCGCTTTTAGGAATTTCTACCTTGAGAAGCTGACCAAAGTTCTTGTCTTCGGCGGTGATGGAGCGTTTTACGATATTGGTAATCAGGGTCTTAATTTTGCGTTGGGGGAAAACCAGGATGTTACCTGGATTATCTACAATAATGAAGCCTATATGAATACCGGTTTCCAGAAATCCGGTGCCAGCCGCTATGGTTCCAACCGTACGACCTCTCCCTATGGGTTGGAGCTGCAGGGAAAAGAGGATTTTCATCGTGAGATTGCCATGCAGGCAACGGTTATTCCCGGAGTGTATGTGGCTCGCCTCTCCCTTGCCAACCCCGCCTATGCCCTGAAAATTCTCAAGGAGGCCATAGCCTACAAGGGTCCTTCGTTGATCGAATTTTTCTCCCCCTGTCCCACCGGCCAGGGACTGGCACAGGATGATATGTCAATGGCTGTCTCCCGCATGATGATGGAATCGCGTGCGTGGACGGTCTTTGTCAGGAAGCCATACGCCAAAATTGATATCTCAGGCAACCCTGATGCCGAGGAACTCTTCCCGCGACCGAAGAAGATCAAGGGTCAGGAAGTTCCGCCGGCGACCTTCAGGGATATTGTCGAGCTGATGGGGCAGTTTGTCGGGGATAAGAAAACTATCGACACCATTGTTAAGGTCAATGAACGGCAGAATTTGTTCATGTGGAGTGTTCTGCAGTTTCGTGCCGGGTTGCGGGAGAAAGTGCTTGACGCTGATGAGGTGGCAACATTGATCGCCAACCGTTAGGATTTTTTGCGTGCAGCAAAAAAACAGCCTCACATGAGGCTGTTTTTTTAAGCATATACTTGACAATCTCATGTGGGTATGGCAGAAGGCAGATTCGGCTTACAATCTCTTGCTGAGACGGCTGCATGGAAAACAACCTGGCTTCTCCTTCTTCCTATGGCCGGCGCTGGTATCGCCAGCTGGACGGGCCTGGTTCCTTGGCATCCTTTACCGTCGCCATGGGGGAAACCGACCTGCTGGTGCGGGCAGCTGATGCCGGTTTGCAGCGGCTGGTCAGTGAACGGGTCATTGTCTATCGGCGGCAGATTGAAGCCTTTCTGGCTGATTATCCTGAAGTCCGGATGCAGCTGCACCCCTTTGTTCCCTCTACTGAACTGCTCTTGCCGCCGGTAGTGAAAGAGATGCTTGCCGCAGGTCATCAGGCCGGGGTGGGGCCGATGGCTGCGGTTGCCGGGGCAATCGCTGAAAGGGTTGGCCGTGACCTTCTGCCGTATTCACCGACGGTGATGGTGGAAAATGGCGGCGATATCTTTCTGGCTGGTAAAAGCAGTTACACGCTGGGAATTTTTGCCGGTGCTTCGCCCTTTGCCGGCAAGCTGGCGATCCGTTTGAGCCGGCCGCTACCATTTGCTGCCGGGGTTTGCTCCTCCTCGGCAACCATAGGGCATTCTTTGAGTTTCGGTTCTGCTGATCTGGTCACCATCTATGCCGACTCAACGGCGGCAGCCGATGCCTTGGCTACCGCAATGGGCAACCGGGTGCACCATAAAGACGATCTCCAGCCGGTTGTTAATGAAGCCTTGCGTCATGCTGGTGTCCATGGTGTTGTCATTATTAAAGGCGAGGACCTGGCTGCCGGGGGGGCGCTTGAGCTGATACCGGTGGCCGGCAGTCGTCGTTGAAAGGATACGTATGAAACATACCTATGTACTCCACTTTGATCAGAGTAATTATGATAAGCCCATCGTCTACCGCCTTATTAAAGACTATGATCTAGTTTTTAATATCGTGCGCGCCGTGTTGCTGCCCAAACAGGAGAGTTATCTGGTGATGGAAATCAGCGGTAGTGATTTCCAGTTGGAGCAGGGCCTTGCATATCTGCGGGATAAGGGTGTTGATGTCAATCCTGTTAACAAAAATGTTAAAAGAAACGAGGAAAAATGTATTCATTGTGGTGCCTGTACAGCCATTTGCCCCACCGGTGCCCTGGCTGTTGACTGGCCATCCATGGAAGTGCATTTTTTCGCTGAACAATGTAGTGCCTGTGGATTGTGCGTCACTGCCTGTCCCCCACGGGCGATGGAGGTGAGCTTTTGAAATTATCTACCAAAGGAAGGTATTCCGTCCGGGCGCTGATGGCCTTGGCCACCATTGCCAATCATCAGCATAAGCCGGTATCCCTGAAGCAGATAAGCGTCCACGAGGGGATTTCCGTCAGTTATCTTGAACAGCTGTTTGTCCATTTGCGACGTGCCGGACTGGTGCAGAGCGTCAGGGGTCCGGGCGGCGGCTACCTGCTGGCCAGAAGCCTCAATGATATCAGCGTTGCCGAGATTATGAGTGTCGTGCAGGAATCAGTCCAGCCGGTTAACTGTGCTGATTGCACGATGCAGCAACCGGGGTGCAATCTTAAAAAAGACAGCACCGAATGCATGACCAGGCCGGTCTGGGAAAAACTTGAACAGGTAATCGGCGATTTTCTCAGCTCGGTGACCTTGCAGGATATTATTGCCGGCCAGGTATGACCGTCTATTTGGACTATAACGGTACAACGCCGGTTGATCAGGCGGTCCGCGAAAGTATGCTGCCCTACCTGGGGGAGCATTACGGCAATCCCTCCAGCAGTCATTGGGCTGGTAAAGAGGCTCGTGAAGCCGTAGAACACAGCCGCCGGCAGGTGGCAGCGTTGCTTGGCGGCTCCCCCGAGGAGATTGTTTTTACCAGCGGCGGCTCCGAAAGTGATAACCTGGCGTTGCAGGGGATAGTGTTCGCCAACTGGCGGCCCGGCCAGCCGTCACCTCATATCGTCACTTCAATGGTGGAACATCCAGCGGTCGACAACTGTTGTTCCTTCCTGGAGTCCCTGGGTGTTCGCATTACCCGACTTGCGGTTGACCGGCATGGACGGCTTACGCCAGAACAGGTGGCGGCAGCGATGACCGACGAGACGTTGCTGGTTTCGTTGATGTTGGCAAATAATGAAACGGGAGTCGTCTTTCCATTGGCGGAAATTGCCGAGGTTACCAGGGCACGTGGGGTATTGCTGCATACGGATGCGGTGCAGGCAGTGGGAAAAATGCCAGTTGATGTGCAATCTCTGGGGGTGGATCTGCTGTCGATTTCCGGTCATAAATTTTATGCCCCCAAAGGGATTGGTGCCCTATGGATCAGGTCCGGGGTTTCTGTTGCACCCCTCATCCATGGGGGAGGGCAGGAACAGGGCCGGCGAAGTGGTACCGAGGCGGTTGCCGGCATTGTCGGCTTGGGTAAAGCCGCATCCTTGCTGACTGATAGGCAGCCAGAGGAGATGCAGCGGTTGGCGAAGTTGCGCCATTATTGTGAAGCATCTTTGACCAGTGAACTGCAAGGGGTAACGATTCACGGTGCCGTGGCCGAGCGGCTGACCAATACAACCAGTTTTTCAGTCCCTGGAGTTGATGGTGAATCATTGCGGGTCCATCTTGAGCTGCAGGGTATTGCCGTGTCCGCTGGTTCCGCCTGTTCATCAGGCAATGGCAAGGGTTCACGGGTGCTTGGTGCCATGGGCATTCCCTACGCCATTGCCCAGAGTTCTTTGCGGATCAGCCTTGGTCGCTGGACAACCATTGATGAGATTGACACCTTTGTTGAGATATTGAAAAACGTCAGTACATCTTTACAAGCCATCTCCCCCCTGTATTGAGATGTTTACCGCACTGCTTCTTCAGCGGCCGGCCAATGGCTGCGGCAGCAGCATGTATGGATTTTGACCGCCCGCAGTTTATGTTCCACGGACAATAATCGAGACGATAATAATGGTGGCTGAGATTTTCTCCCCTCTGCCAGTGGCAGTTTTTTTGTTTTTGTCGCAGACGGCAGATCATGGCTGATACGGTAGTTGTCGGGTTCAGCGGTGGCGTTGACAGCGTTGCTGCGGCCATTCTGCTCCAAACTGAAGGATATGCTGTGCAGCTGGTTGCCCTTGATATGGGTACAGCAACGGCGGCTCTCTTCCGTCATCGGGTGGAGAGTGCGGCAGCACTTCTCGATCTGCCTCTCAAAATTGTCATGGTTGGTGATGCGTTCCAACGTCATGTGATCGATTACCTGGCGACATCCTACCTCAAGGCTTTAACTCCCAATCCATGCATCAGATGCAACAGCCTGGTGAAATTCAGTTTTCTTGCCCGGGCACAGAAGCAATGTGGCGCCCGCTGGCTGGCCACCGGCCACTATGTAACCAAGAGGTCATGGCGGGGCGGTGAGCTGGTTCCCGGCCAGGGCAGGGACGACGGCAAGGACCAAAGCTATTTTTTGCAGGCGGTTGATCGTGAGCTTTTTACTGACTGCCGGTTCCCTCTGGGCAGTCTGCAGAAAACGGAAGCGGTTGCCCTTGCCGCTGCCGCTGGTTTCCAGATAGATTCCTATCAGGAAAGTCAGGAACTATGTTTTGTCGGCCAGGGGTCCTACGTTGATGTGCTCCGCCGCCATCCTGGGATGACTGACGGCCAGCCTGGATTGATTGTCAATCGCGCCGGTGATGTTGTTGCCCGCCATCAGGGCATTCATCATTTTACCATCGGCCAGCGGCGTGGATTGGGGATTGCCCATCCCAGCCCGCTCTATGTCTGTGCTCTTGTTCCCGAACGCAATGAGGTGGTGGTGGGTGAGCGGGATGACCTCTATGGCAGAACCGCAGTCATTAAAGGGATGAACTGGTTTATCAAACCGGAACGCTGTCCGGCCAGCCTATGGTGTCAGATCCGCTATCGTCATCAGCCGGCTGCAGCGGCGGTTGAGTTTCTTGATAACGGCCATCTCAAGGTGAATTTTGCCGAGCCGCAGTTCGCCATAACGCCAGGGCAGGGAGCGGCTCTCTATGATGATGGTTGCCTTCTGGGTGGCGGCTGGATCTGCTGATGAACGTGAAAATCATTACCCTGGGATGTAAGCTGAACTTCTATGAATCGTGTGCTTTAAGCGAGGCGTGTGCGCATCTGGGGATGCAGGTGGTCAGCAACGGTGCTGCTGATGTCATCATTATCAACAGCTGCGCAGTGACCGGCAAAGCGGGAATGCAAAGCCGCCAGGCAGTGCGCCGGGAGATAAGGAATAACCCGAATGCCCGGGTGATTATGACCGGTTGCTATGCCCAGTATGAGCCTGATATTGCTGCCGCCATTGATGGACTTAGGGCGGTTGTTGGTAATGCCGGCAAAGCTGAAATTCCCCAATGGTTATCCGGGGATGGCCGCATGGGCAGTCAGTTTCCGGTCCGGTTCGGCTTTGCTGGTGAGATGCCGGTGGCGGCGTTGCGGGCTCGCCATTCACTTGGCCGGACACGGGCCTTCATGAAAATCCAGGATGGCTGCAGTGCTTTTTGCAGCTATTGCATTATTCCCTATCTTCGCGGGCGCCCCCGCAGTCTGCCGATGGATGATGTTGTGGCTGAAGCGGTCCAGCTGGAAGATAATGGCTACCGTGAACTGGTGCTCACCGGCATTCATCTTGGTCAATACGGAATTGATGGCGGCACGAAAGACGGTTTGGTCGATTTGCTCAGGTTGCTGTGTATGCATACGACAATGCGTGTTCGTCTGGGTTCTCTTCAGCCGCCGGAGATTTCCCCGGCCCTTCTGGAGCTGTTGTGTGACGAAGACAATAATCTTTGCGAGCATCTTCACCTGTCGTTGCAGTCGGCCAATGATGAGGTGCTTGCGGCAATGGGCCGCCCCTATGGTCAGCGTGATATTGTTTCGCTGGTGGAAATAATCCGGAACCGGAACAGCCGGGTAACCATGGGGGCCGATATTATCGTTGGTTTTCCCACCGAATCAAGAGCTGCTTTTGCCGATACCAGCCAGGTACTTGCTGATCTTCCCCTGGCTTATCTCCATGTTTTTCCATACTCCCCGAGGCCGGGAACGGCAGCGGCTGGTTTGCCCGACAAGATCTCAGCGGCTGAAAAGAAAGACCGGTCAGCCATGCTGCTGGCCATGGCTGCGAACAAGAAGCGTGATCATTACCGCCACTGCCTCAACCAGCCTCTCAAGGTTCTGGCTGAAGAGAAGGCAGTAATGGATAATCGCGGCAGCGGTTTAGTGGGATATTCGAGAAACTATCTTTCCGTTTTCATTGTGGTGCCGGCCACCCAAATTGCCTCCTGCCTTAACCATGAACACCAGGTAATTCCCCGTCATTATGATGACACCATGCTGTTGGCAGATTTAAGCTGACATGGTTATCAGGATATGATATAAAGAGCATTAAATTAGTTAACATAAAGCTGCAATGATGTGATCGGAGGAAACGCATATGATTGGTAAATCTACCCCCATTCGTGATCTGTTGACCAAATATCCTAAAGCTGCTCAGGTGTTTGCCGACAAGGGCATGGGCTGTCTGGGCTGTTCTGCCTCAATGTTTGAAACGGTTGAGGAGGGAGCTTTGGCTCATGGGCTTGATCCAGAGAAGCTGGTTGATGAGATGAACGCCGCCCTTAAGGGGTGAGATGAGCGGTCATCGGGAACGGCTTGATATGCTCCTGGTTTCCAGGGGTTTGGCCGCCAGTCGTGAGCGTGCCCGGTCCCTCATTCTGGCCGGCAAGGTTATCTGCAACAATCAGACGGTTGACAAGGCCGGACATAAAGTGCCTGGCGATGCTCAAATCCGCTTGAAGGGGAATGATATCCCCTATGTCGGTCGCGGTGGGGTTAAACTGGCAGCCGCGCTGGAAACGTTTACCATTGATCCGACCGGTTGCGTAGCGCTTGATGTGGGAGCATCAACCGGCGGCTTTACCCACTGCCTGCTGCTCCATGGCGCCCGGCAGGTGGTTGCCGTTGACGTGGGTTATGGCCAGCTGGCTTGGGAGCTGCAGCAGGATCCACGGGTGGTGGTGAAGGATAGAACCAATATCCGTTCACTTGTCCCGGGTGATTTTCCCCAGTTGTTTACTTTTACGGTTGTCGATGTGTCGTTTATTTCATTGACCAAGGTGCTGCCGGTTGTTGCCAACCTGGTGGCTCCGGGTTCGCCGTTGGTTGCCCTGGTGAAGCCACAATTTGAGGTAGGCCGCTCTGATATTGGTAAAGGTGGTATTGTCAGGGATGAAAAAAAGCAGCTGGAGGCCGTGGAAAACGTTATTGCCGTGGCCAGTGATCGAGGGCTGCGTTGTGATGGGCGGATGGATTCCCCCATTCTTGGCCAGAAGGGAAATCGGGAGTTTTTGATTCTTCTCCGGCGGCAGTAGGCCGCTGTTCAATGACTGCAGAATGTTGCTGGACCGGGGCCATGAAGTATATGGCCCCGGTTTTTTTATTTCAGAGTGGTGAGTGGCTGGCCGTAGCCCACCAGTTCCAGGTAGCCGTAGCCCAGCAGTGGTTCATTGACAGCCGATGTGCCGCTAATTTTGATCGCGCCCTCCCAGTAGTTGGCCAGCGTGGTATCCGTAGCTCTGATTTCCTGGTCAAGCTGTAGAGGGGAGAGCTGCAGCAGCATTTTTTCCGGTCGTACAATGTTCAACTTCCAGAACAGCGGATAGTTGTTGTGTGTGTGCGGGCTTTGCCAGTCGTCCATCGGAGTTGCCGTGAAATCGCTGCTGGTCAGATGTGTAGCCGTCCCATCGGCAGCAATCATGGTGCCACTGGAGGCTGGATCCTGAGAGCCGTCTTTGTTGCGCATCCGGTAGAGCATCAGGGACCGGCCATCATTAAAATGAATAGCCAACCAGTCCCAGCCAGCCTGGTTGGCGCCCAGCTGATTGGTGGCAAATTCCCGGTCGAGCCAGCTGAGGCCGCTTACCGTCATCTGCTGGTCGTGGAGCGTAATGGTTCCACGGCTTTCCAGCCGAGGCCAGGAATAATAATAGGATGCCTGTCCCGGACCGGAACCTTTATGGCTGAGGCCATTGGTACCGTTCAGGATCGGGGCGTAGGACGGCTGAAGTTGAAGGCTGATGCCATACTCCGGCGTTTTAACCGTCAACTCCATGCCCTTGCCATCCGGCTTCATGGTGATCCGGCTGCCCTTGAGCCAGGTATTCATGGTAGTGATCGCCGCCCCTGCCAATCCGGGACCCGCTCGGCTAATATCCTGATGGGAAAAAAAACGCTGGTTTTCGACGTCACTCAAACCGCTATGGAGGATAAAGAGGTCCCGGATTTTCCAGACGTTATCTTTGTCCGTGGTCTTTTCCAACCGCAGTCCCTGGCGAAAGATGGTGAACTGGTAGCCGAACTGCCTGCCGGTTTCGGTTTCCAGATGGCCGGTGACGTACCACCATTCCGTTTTGAAATCCGGGTGGCTGCCGTGATCCCTGGGAAATTGGAAGGGTCGGGGAGCGACGGCCTGCTGCCAGGCAAGGGCGGGATGAAAAGCGGAGAAACTCTGGGCCAGCAGGAGGAAAAAAAGCCAGCCAATGGTTTTTTTACCGATGGTGGTCATGGCTACCGCTCCCGCATCTGGAATGATGGCTGGCTGTTGGCTATCCGCCAAGCGGGATAAAGACCGGCGGCCATCGATGCAAGGGCGGTGACGGCCGCCATGCCAGGATAGAGGCTTACATCAAATCTGAAATCGATCGTCCAGCCGAACGATTTCAGATTAATAACCTTGATCAGAACCCAGGCGAGGAGGGGGCCGCAGAATGCCGCACCAGCAATCGCCAGCATTCCCAGGGTCAAAGAGTGGCCGAGGGCCAGGGAAAAGACCTCTCCCCGGCTCAGCCCCAGGGCCCGAAGAATGCCGTATTCCCGCTCATTTTCTATATAGATGGCCAGCAGGGCGCTGATAATGCCGAAAAAAGCCACCAGAATGGCAATCATCCTGGTGCTGAGGGTAATGGCAAAGCTGCGATCAAAAATCTCCATGATCCGCTGCCGCAGTTCATGGTTGGCATAGACAAAGCAGGGCAGGGATTTGAGCTGTTGCTGCAAGGTGGCAGCAAATGCTTTCCGATCCACACCCGGAGATAGAAAAAGCGCCATGGAATTAATTCCCTGATCATTGAGCAAACTGGCCAGGTTGTCGTAATCCAGCAGAATAACGCCATGTTCGGTGATATAATCGCGAAAAACCGCAGCAATGGTATACGCCCGGCGGCCCGCATAACCATCCAGACTGATAGTGTCGCCGGCGGTCAGCTGGTTTTTTCGTGCCAGGCTTTCGGAAATGAACACTTCGTCGCCGGTGGCCATTCTCTCCCAGGGATCTCCCGGCAGGGATGCGGTAAAGAGATAGCTGGAGTGGTGCTGCAGGGTTCTGGCATCAACCCCGGAAAGCCTCACCAGGCGATGATTGAACTGATAGCGGATGTTGCGATAGCGGTTGATGGCTGCTACGTGGTCAAGCTGTCGGACAGCGGTGATCAGCTGTGGATCAAGGAGACTGGCGTCATAATCCCGGTCGCTGTCGGTAATGAAAAAATCACCTTGGATACTGTTGAGAAACCAGTGGTCGACCGTTTGACGAAAGGAGCCGATCATCAACGAGATGGCCATCGACATCGCCAAAGCAACCATCAGGGCGGCAATGGCCGGTGCACTCCGGCTCAGTGAGCGTTTGACGGCGCCGACCGCCAGCCGCCACTTGATGAGGGGCATGGTGCTGGCGGTAAGGAATGAGATGCAGCGTTCGGTGGCCAATGGAACCATCAGGGAGGAACCAAGACAAATGCCGAAGGCGGCGGCGAAGCCGAAGTAGGGGGTAGGTGAAGGAAGGTAGGCAATGATCAGAGAAAGAAGAATGGTTCCGAGCCCGGCAAGGAAATTTCGCCGGCGGTGGGTAAAGGTCCGATCCTCTCCCTGACGGCGGGAGAGCAGGGAAACAATGGTGGCGTGACGAATCTCCAAGAGAGGGAAAAAAGCCGCTACCCAAGCGGCGGCAACTCCCACCAGCAATCCCTGAACAAGGAAAACAACTGTGATTCTAGGTGGTTGTGAGCGAAGAAAAAAGTAGAGATCGGAGATGGTCTGGTTGATGATCACCAGCGAGTAGCGGGCCAGGCCATATCCGAGCAACAGGCCGACCAAGGATCCGATGATGGCGACCAGAGTGATTTCCGTGAGCAGCGCCCAGGAAATCTGGGTTGGGGAAAAGCCCATGGTCAGCAGGATGCCGATCTCCCGGCGGCGCTGGAGCAGAGAGAAGAGAACGGTATTGTAAACCAGGTAAAACCCCACAAAAAGCGATAGCAGGCTCAAGGCAGTGAGGTTGAGATTGAATGAGTCCAGCATGGAGGTGTAAAGGTCGGTGCGGCTGGCGGTTTTTACCAGTTGGAGATGTTCGGGCAATAGCTGCTCGACCTCCGTTACCGTCTTTTGATTATCAATAAGAAGCAAGATGCTTTTCAGCTTGCCACGTCCCTGCAGCATCTCCTGGACCCAGGAAATATCACCATAGACAACCGGTCGGTCACTGCTTTCGGGAACCGCGATGGTTGTCAGAATGCCTAAAGTGCGAATCCTGCTGTCCCGGCCGCCGTTGTCAAGGTGCAGCTGCTGGTGTCCGTTGGCCAGCTTGAGCGCTGCAGGGGTGGCGGCAACGGTGCCGGGTTCGGTCAGGAAACGGCTCAGAGTGTCCGGTGCCAGGGACTGGTCAAACAGCGGGTTGAGTTTCCTGGCCGCCAGCGGGTCGAGACCAACCATGGTTATTTCCCGGCCGCTAACCGGCAGGGTGCCACGCACTTCCGGTGCTGCCTGCAGGCCTGGGATGGCAGTCATCAGCAGGCCGTAGATGCTTTCATCAATGATGCCGCTGGCAGAGGAAATTTCATGGGTTGCCCGGCTGGTGATGGCCGTGGTGGCTTGGGAAAAGGATTGCAGTGCGGAGCGGTTGGCCAGGTGGATACCGGAGACCATGCTCACCCCCAGGGCAACGCCGAAAATCCAGATGGCCGTCGACAGCGGCTGCCGCCGGTGGTGCAGCATGAAGGCTTTTAGAAGTCTAAACATCGTTTTGCAGGTGTCCGTCGATAATATGCAGACGGCGGGAGCAAACCGCCGCTGCTTCGCTGCTATGTGTGACCATAATCAGGGTGGTGCCGAAGGTCTTGCAGATATGGTTCATGAGAGCGACGATATTCAGTCCGGTTTCCAGATCAAGATTGCCGGTCGGCTCGTCGGCCAGGATCAGCCGGGGTTTTTTCACCAGGGCCCTGATCACTGCCGCCCGCTGCTGCTCTCCACCCGAGACCTCCTCAGGGTAGCGGTGAAGCTTGTCACTGATGCCGGCTGCCTGACAGAGATCGGCAAGGAGCTGACCTTCTCTGCGGCCCAGCAGGGCCAGCGGCAGACTGATGTTCTCCGCCAACGTCAGGGTGGGCAACAGGTTGAAGAACTGGAAGATGAAGCCGATGTCATGGCGGCGGTAAAGGGTGGCATTTTTTTCCGAGAATGAAGATGCTTCCTGGCTGTCGATCAACAGGCGGCCGCTGCTTGGTTTATCAATCAGGGCCAGGAGGTTCAGCAGGGTAGATTTCCCTGAGCCGCTTTTGCCCAGCAGGGCCAGGCGATCGCCGGCCATAATCTGTAGGTCTATGCCTTTGAGGGCCTCAACCGGCACGGCACCGGCATAGGTTTTTGTCAGCTTTTCCAGCTGGATAAAGCATGGAGATGCCGGTTGCGGCTGGTTCATGAAGATAGTCTTTCAGGTGTTATGAGTTTTTATTGCGGTTGTCAATTTTTACCATTAAGGGTATATAACTGTCAAACTAGTGATCTGGTAGAGTAAAGTCAAGAGGCTCCAGAGCAATGCGGCGACCTACAAAAAAGATCGTTTTCGACAATCTGCCGGTTGGCGGTGATGCGCCGATCGCGGTTCAATCGATGACCAACACCGACACCCGGGATGTCGCAGCAACGATTGGCCAGATTAAGCGGCTGGAGTCGGTGGGCTGCGAACTAGTCCGGGTGGCGGTGCCGGATATGGCGGCAGCAAAAGCCTTGGGGGCGATTAAAGCAGGGATTGCCATTCCCTTGATTGCCGATATTCACTTCCATCACCGACTGGCCATTGAGGCGGTGGAACAGGGGGTGGATGGCCTGCGGCTGAATCCCGGCAATATCGGTTCGGCTGCCCGGGTGCGGGAAGTGGTTCAGGCCTGTCGGGACCACTCGATTCCCATCCGCATCGGGGTAAACGCCGGCTCTCTGGAAAAAGAGGTGGTGGCAGCCCATGGTCATACCCCCCGGGCTATGGTTGCCAGTGCACTGGGCCATATTCGTTTGTTGGAAGATGAACAGTTTGATCTGATCAAGGTGTCGCTGAAATCCTCCAACGTTCCCCATACGGTTGAAGCCTATCGCCTGCTGGCTCAGGAGGTGGATTATCCCTTTCACATCGGGATCACCGAAGCGGGGACTCCCCTGCGGGGCGCTATCAAGTCGGCGGTGGGCATTGGTATTTTGCTTTATCTTGGTTTCGGGGATACCCTTAGGGTTTCATTGACTGGCGATCCGGTGGAAGAGATCTTCGTCGCCTACCAGATACTCCAGAGCCTTGGAGTGCGGCATCGTGGAATTGAGCTGATCTCCTGCCCCACTTGCGGTCGAACCGAGATTGATCTCATCGGCTTGGCGCAGGCGGTGGAACACCGCCTGCAGCATATTCGCAAACCGCTGAAGGTGGCGGTGATGGGCTGCGTGGTCAACGGTCCCGGTGAGGCCCGGGAGGCAGATGTGGGCATTGCCGGCGGTCGAGGGAACGGTCTGCTGTTCAAGCAGGGTGAAGTGGTCTGCAAGGTGGCGGAAGACCGGCTGCTGGATGTCCTGGTGGCGGAGGTCGAAGCGCTGGCCGGCGAAAATTCCTGTTGAGATAGTCATGGGTTGTTCAACCAGGTTGACTGCCGGCTGCAGGCTGGATAAAATCATGAGTAAGAATTTTCAGTCCCGAAATCTGTGGCAGCTGGGTAATGTGTTGCATCAGTTGCT from Candidatus Anaeroferrophillus wilburensis carries:
- the ispG gene encoding flavodoxin-dependent (E)-4-hydroxy-3-methylbut-2-enyl-diphosphate synthase, which translates into the protein MRRPTKKIVFDNLPVGGDAPIAVQSMTNTDTRDVAATIGQIKRLESVGCELVRVAVPDMAAAKALGAIKAGIAIPLIADIHFHHRLAIEAVEQGVDGLRLNPGNIGSAARVREVVQACRDHSIPIRIGVNAGSLEKEVVAAHGHTPRAMVASALGHIRLLEDEQFDLIKVSLKSSNVPHTVEAYRLLAQEVDYPFHIGITEAGTPLRGAIKSAVGIGILLYLGFGDTLRVSLTGDPVEEIFVAYQILQSLGVRHRGIELISCPTCGRTEIDLIGLAQAVEHRLQHIRKPLKVAVMGCVVNGPGEAREADVGIAGGRGNGLLFKQGEVVCKVAEDRLLDVLVAEVEALAGENSC